One Acetobacterium sp. KB-1 DNA segment encodes these proteins:
- a CDS encoding sensor histidine kinase KdpD has translation MKSLRKIITRSILLTAAIALLLVTINLSFLTSFMMKYSSNHPLKYAISDISDGLLNSDGTYELNSSATILMSKQFVWAMLIDREGQVIWNKNLPEDVPLQYTLADVASFSRWYLNDYPVSVWEHPDGLLVLGEPKNSTWKYNITSTENTIAHIPGFIVSFFFLNVLIALALALFLGLWLYRKLKPLYNGITALPKKEPLTLPTGGVTGEVARILNETSVILFQQEQQLAHRDQARTEWIAGVSHDIRTPLSMVMGYASELEINPRLPAAEQNQARIIREQSQRIKSLIDDLNLASKLEYHAQPMELSRVSPAALIRGVAVNFINDGLTAPYSLSVDVTEETNSPILLCDQALLHRALTNLIDNSIRHNPRGCNITLSVTNLTTGLVIKVSDDGKGYPPELIKNSGGLDESLLLGNHGLGLIIVRRIMKIHGGKVVFENLPDGGCTASLVFIS, from the coding sequence ATGAAAAGTTTGCGAAAAATCATCACCCGTTCGATTTTGCTGACGGCTGCGATTGCACTTTTACTGGTCACCATCAATCTATCATTTTTGACCAGCTTTATGATGAAATATTCTAGTAACCATCCACTTAAATATGCGATCTCCGATATTTCCGATGGTCTCTTAAACAGCGATGGCACTTATGAGCTTAATTCTTCTGCCACCATTCTGATGAGTAAGCAATTTGTCTGGGCGATGCTGATTGACCGGGAGGGTCAGGTGATCTGGAACAAAAACCTGCCTGAAGATGTGCCGCTGCAATACACCCTTGCCGATGTAGCCTCCTTTAGCCGTTGGTATCTCAACGACTATCCGGTCTCCGTTTGGGAGCATCCCGACGGTCTGCTGGTTTTAGGTGAACCCAAAAACAGCACCTGGAAATACAACATCACCTCTACCGAAAACACCATCGCCCATATTCCCGGTTTTATTGTGAGCTTTTTTTTCCTTAATGTGTTGATTGCTTTGGCACTGGCTTTATTTCTGGGACTCTGGCTCTACCGTAAGCTAAAGCCGCTCTATAACGGCATTACCGCCCTACCAAAAAAAGAACCCCTGACACTGCCCACCGGCGGTGTTACCGGGGAAGTGGCTAGGATTCTCAATGAAACATCGGTGATTCTTTTTCAGCAGGAACAACAACTGGCCCACCGGGATCAGGCCCGGACGGAATGGATTGCCGGAGTTTCCCACGATATCCGCACCCCGCTGTCGATGGTGATGGGCTACGCCAGCGAACTGGAAATTAACCCCCGCCTGCCTGCCGCCGAACAAAACCAGGCCCGGATCATCCGAGAGCAGAGTCAACGGATTAAGTCCCTGATCGATGATTTAAACCTGGCTTCCAAACTGGAGTATCATGCCCAACCGATGGAGCTTAGCCGGGTTTCGCCCGCCGCATTAATCCGAGGTGTAGCGGTCAATTTTATCAATGATGGCCTCACCGCGCCCTATTCCCTCTCCGTCGATGTAACCGAAGAAACCAACAGCCCGATTTTACTCTGCGACCAGGCCCTGCTTCACCGGGCGCTGACCAACCTGATTGACAACAGCATCCGGCACAATCCCCGGGGCTGTAATATTACGCTTTCGGTAACTAATCTAACGACCGGCCTGGTGATTAAGGTCAGTGACGATGGCAAAGGCTATCCCCCTGAACTTATAAAAAATTCAGGGGGACTGGATGAATCACTATTACTCGGAAACCACGGTTTGGGTCTGATCATTGTTCGTCGGATCATGAAAATTCATGGCGGGAAGGTTGTTTTTGAAAATCTTCCCGATGGGGGCTGTACGGCTTCACTTGTTTTTATCTCTTAG